ATACTTTACGTATCGTGCATTTAGAAACctgatataagaaaattgttcgttaataaaaaataggtttattataaatgaacaTTAATATGCAAATATGTCTTTCTTATGAAATAGGCTGTACTATAtcttattcataaatttaagATGAAgtcatcgttaaaaaataaagaagcaaGAAACCAGTTACTAAAGAAACAGTTTCGTTATTGTACTTTTGAAATTAGTTttaagatgaaaaattaaaaaattcgtcaATTATTGGCCGATACAACGAAaacttttgatttctttcttttctttttaataaaatattatcaacaatattttctttttgacctGCCGTTAATAGATATCGAAGggtatcataaatataatatacatattatttgaattttaccTCTGAACAAAGCACTCTCTCGTTACCATGCAACGCAAGTGTTTCCTGACACAAGCACGCTACCGTTCGATGTAAACTAACTTCTTTGTCACGTCTTTCATGGTTTCAATGATCTCGTTGTTGttgtacgaataaatatttcattcattgaaaaattgcaATTCACAATTGtgcaaacaaaaataagtcGTACCGTAACAAGTCGCAATATTAACAATGAGTTGATTCTGcagcaatttttttctccgcaatactataattaatataaaaaaagaaacattaaacgATGAATGAAAAATCCAAATAATCATACAAATATCGAACTTAAATACATCTATTATGTATACGAAGAAtttccaaatatttaatatgattattaaatattttatttactttctattaAACCAAATCCAAGACGTCAATACGCTAATCCAAACTTCTAATCTGAATCTTATACTTTCGACgttcttcgtatttttaatgatttcaaaattttttaaattttaaggATTCATTTGCAATAATGTTTATACgaaagcaaaaataaatattttgaatattgtTTGAATCATAACAGAAGTTGAAATATTGTCTACCGaggaataaacaaaaattcaaggaacgaatatttttatcatattttttatgtttatatttacatatatgtatatatagacgctatatataagagatgttaatcaaaataaaaatatttatacttacatgtatatatatatatatattgtatatatgtgtgtgtgccttttaaaattattacaattaaagcgagaaaagaaaggcagaaattttttttttctatacttcaACGACAACCTTCGATTAGTTAGTGCAGTGGTGGTAAAATCAAGGTCTTTGATACATCCCAGTTCTTCTTAGTCAGGTAGTATTCCAGTAAGCAATATTTTCATCAGATAGTTAAATACTTCTCTCAGGAGAGGACAACAAGTCATTTGACACATTATTATCTGTAATCGTGTATCGACTAAATCAATTCTTTCccttataattttgaaatgatTAGCCAACCTTTGTGTAcccttttcttctatcttctctgTTATGAATCATACACCTCAGTATCATCGCAAAAGACCTTTCTGGACAATCCATTGAATCTTCAACTTTATCGGACAATTCGTCGTGGAATTTACGACATCTTTGgtatgtatgttttattcaaatattattttgagaTTGCTAAATTGtgtagaaaatttcattgtgCACATTTCTGCAGTGTTTGGTTTCATACTCGTAAGAATGACGCTTcctgaaatatgaaaaaaaaatgtgttagAACAAGTGTAACGCGATGAACCTGTCTACGATCATAAAATTAACTTGAGAATCATATCTTTTCTTTGCAAGACAATGAGAGATATTTtcagaaatttttcataatttgaGAAATGAACTGTTATCAATTCATATTACTCCGATATGTGCTTTAAGATCCTTGgatattttaaatcaatattttttcattttcagtCTTTTCGTTAAACATTCATTACGAATTctgcattattaataattttttatcttatgtaTACAGGTGATCACACAATGTACTctcataatatttatgtattatttctaataattctaCGAAACGCGCatgtgcgcgcgtgtgcgtgCATATAGAAgtagattttttaatcgtttgacAATTTACAGGTCGTACGAGTATCTCGGAAAGAGCTCTGCGAAGGgccaaaaatttatataaaatacaagaaCCAATTCCACAAAACGTTTCTTTCCCATGCGATGTCAAAGGTAAAGCAAAAAGCGTTACCACTTTGTTTCTAATCATTTCAGCAGATTGTGtaaaaactatataataaaatgacagATAATTAGAGCGATGTCAAAATATTCCTCTCAtttttcaataagaaaaacaGTAAGGACCTTCTTCGTATTAAATGTTCAATCATTTAAGGCTGGAGATCGAGTGAAACGCCAACGAGTGTTCACCGTTTGAAACCAGGTGACATAGATATCATTGCATCAATGGGTGATTCATTGTCAGCTGGAACAGGAATTTTTGCAGAGTCTTTTTTACACCTTTTTATTGATAACAGAGGAGTTTCTGCAGCTGGTGGTGGTCAAAATACATGGAGAGAGTATATGACCCTGCCTAACATACTCAAAgtaatataaagatttattcttctttctctttttattaaaatcatcatCGATAATGTCAAAGATGACTATAAACtcgttaattatatctttgtgtataattcatttctcttcGGTAGGAATTCAATCCGAATTTATATGGTTACTCTTCAGGAGATTACTCCACATTAGAGAAAGGATCGAAATTCAATGTTGCCGAAGCCGGAGCTGTATCAAGCGATATGCCTTATATGGCAACGATACttataaagagaatgaaaaatgatccTAAAGTGAATATGCAAAAGCATTGGAAGGTGTTAttatgtttgttatttttatttccttacttttatttttgatcttCGTCTTTCAAATTACCTGCTGTacttgaaatatcttttcttagTTATTGTGTTATATtacatcatattatatattactattgtCGTTGactattattgtaatattgtaCTTACTtcgtcttgtttttttctttctctttttagcaCATCTCTTTGATGATAGGTTCCAacgatttttgtttgtttttttgcACGAAGCCTTCGTTACCGGAAATATTGCAAAATCACGAACGGGATATCGTTGAAACTTTAAGAATACTTCGTGACAATATACCAAGAGTATTCGTATCTCTTATTCCTCCGCCACAATTGAAAGTACTCGTGAAAAATCTTATCGAAGGAGAACCGTCCATTTGGTGCGATATATTAACAGACCTAGAATGTCCTTGTTTGTTTGGTTTAAGATATCGTGACAAAATACAAGAATATTATGATGCTATAAAAAGGTCAGTTcctcagtctctctctttctcccccaaTTTCTACCAATCTGCAAATGTGTTATCTGTATATGAACGTAtgtatctttaattaattgttcACTTAGATGGCAAGATATTGATATCAAGATAAGCAACTATTCCGAGTTTCAAAAAGATGATTTCGTGGTGGTAGCACAACCAATCTTGACAAACCttgatatattcataaataataattacttcgACGAAACTTATCTAACTATTGATTGTTTCCACATCTCGCAAAAAGCGAATTCTTTATGTaagtaaaaacatttttcaattcgATATAATGTAATCATTCAAACgttgaaacgaataaaaagagtcGTTAAGTATAGATTATAAGATatgagattaaaagaaaaaaaaagaagttctaAGTCTTACGTCTGATTATACGTatactttcgtttttattactaCTGGATTTGCATACATCTTCAATGAATGTTGCATACTTGTTGATTCTCAACTTTGCTCATTTACCTATTAGCAACTTGTAAActaaagaaatagatatttaattgatttactGCAAAGGACATCATATGCGTcacaatagaaaaagaagagaaagaaaaagaaaaaatatgcagAAGTAATACATTTCTAGATTGTAGCAATCCTTGCAAAGATGTTACGTGACGTTAACTACTATggtttaaaaagttttctttgtcttttattaaaaatattcgaataattttataaagctTTTGTAAGCATTTTTATTCGGTATATTCCTTAATTTTAACGATCCTTTGACACTCAATCGCTTAAATGAATGATTTGAAAGTTGGATATGGTATTATAAAGAAAGTACCTTGATCCTCAATATGTTATCGTGACAGAATTAACGAAGAGAataactttctatttttatttttcagatgCTAATGCTCTTTGGAATAGTTTGCTTCTACCTTACGAGGAGAAACCAACTACTATTGAACAGAATTTATTTACTATACTTTGTCCTACTAAGAAACGTCCATATTTAGTTACTTATGCTAATACAAAATTCAGTGAAAAttccgaataaaaaatatacgatagtaattaaataacattaagCTCATAAACTTTCTtaccaaaaaatatttacttccgatgatattttatcatattgtTTTGTTGATTCAGATTTATTCGAAGTGCCATAATCTTCAATAACGATCTCATTATCattatagaaaatgtaatatatattactgcTAAGTCAAATAAAAgagtttaattatattttcgtttttctttttccgattGTCTTCCTTTCCTGATACCCCTTATCTTTTCACTTggactaaaaagaaaagaaagaaaaaagcaaacatTACATTAAcgaagaattaaatatttatttaaatattatctttctataATGACATaggcagaaaaagaaaatatatttgttcttgaaaaaaaaaaaaaaagaagaaaaaaaatttcgttatgcgatttaaaaaaaattgtacgagTATAGTATAAGCTAAAATATGTTTCTTAATATCTTAAATGACTTGTCGTTAGATGAATTTCAAAGTCATCGactcatagaaaaaaataaacagatacATAGacaaatggaaagagaaataaatagaaaaattgagagagagagagagagagagagagagagagagagagagagagagagagaaaagagagtgggaaaagaggaaagagagggaaagaaagagggaaagaagggggagagagagggagacagagaatatctttctctcgcattTACTTACGTGTATCAGGTCTTCGCTCTAActgaatataaaagaagactAAGTGGGCCTACGAATAAATTTGACAAGAAAGATGGTGAAGGAAAGTCTCGttggtaaataaaagaagaagtccTCCTTCTCTACGATTTCATTCATGCTCAGTATTATTTCCAACGTACGCAAGGTCGGTGTATTCGTGTTGAtttaagaaatagataaacgtCATTGTTAATATACATTGTAATTATGTCGGTATAATTAATGTCAATAAAATGTACTGGTCTGCAACAAAATTGAAGTGTTTGCatcattatttgttttttatcgttgATCAATGTTCAATGTAACACATCAAGGCCGAGAAGTAGTAAATGTAttcatcatttaaaaaaatgaatgtgcTAATTCAATATGAAGATATTGCGGAAGAAATTCGTAGTAGGAATCGTAATAacttataaacattattatgttaattagctatggaaaaataaattcaaagagaATTATGAAtacatttgattaaaaatcttctattattatctttcttattttaatattatttgtaagaaAGATCTTTagtgattaataatatatatacatattgttcAAAGTGTatctttaacaaaatttcttatcagtgaaaaaaggaacattAAAAATTGGTGAACgatgaaagttaaaaaaacgattttaCTGTTCGTCCTTCAAATAACTGTTGTTATTCAAGCTGTTACTTTCACGGATGTGTTATTAAATCTTCTCAAATCCAGTAGGGtgagtaattttttaatatcgtttcaatgatttctgttttgtttctatttatatcaaattaatattcattacaaaaagaaagaaaataatttttaaataattcgaacACTCAAATGGAAATCGAACGATCTCAAAACGGAAAATACtagaacgatttaaaaaatatacagcttatttttattttttcattttaaaatgtgttatttcttatatattataaaatagaaaaaaaaagaaattaacttgATATCGAAGGTATGTGCGtagaaataatatgtaaaataatagaaataatttgtaaagttAAATGCGTGAATCTAGCTTTCGAATgaacaagagaaaataatgaagaaaaaaaaaagaagaactgaCAACGAGAAATAGACAAAAAATCTCTTAATATACGGAAGagtcttcttatttttttttttttttttagtagaaaagaaatacccAAAACGAATAAATCTAGCATCGATTTTGATCTTTCTTCCTGTTAAAAGTTTTAATGTCgtcttaatattaattatttgactATTTCCatagtaattttaatattatttttactattacgttgttatatatatatatatatattataatatatacatcgtatattatatatttatacatgtataaactTGCTGATAGCCAGaactttcttcttcgcttGTATCACCTTTCGTAGTCGTCTCACTAAATTATTTGTATGCAACGGTATTTAAGTCGAGACGGGCCGTAGTAAAATGCTAatgaaagaaagcaaaagtgTCAACGTGACGAGACTCCACAAAAAACAGTATCTTGAACGATCACGAAAAAGCTTGACGAaagtatttacaaatatagcgagtgatatcgaagaaaatttttatatacaacatatgtatatacatgtaatattttttactcttatgttctataaatattcatatttatatatgaatataataaatataatataaatatatatatataattaaatatatattatatataatttaaagaataaatcatgtatgatatatttcgttgaaaaagtactgaaaaaacaaaacaaaaaaattaaggaaACAAATTAGTTATTCCTGTAGATTTGTTTTCATAAAGGTTTCACGATTAcgctatacatatatacgtaagagGGACAAAATATCGTTCAAGAAATTATTGCATCACAATTCTTACGTTTCATTTCGAGCAATTCTATTTTCTCATTCCCTTTTGAATTACTCTAGAACGTGACTCGTTTCGTTTATTCCAGAATAAAAATACCATAAGTCATTAAATGCATTTTCCCGAGTAAATAACTCTTATAATATGGACGAGTAGAGATATCTTACTTGTTTGGAATTTTCACtcgtctttttaatattttccaagattattcttcttctcttttctcttcttgtagGAAGATTTCAATAGTAATGGTATAGTTTATCCAATGATCTTCGATGGAGTACGAAGGCAACCAACCATACCAGAGACGGTATCGTTTCCTTGTAACACTCGTTTCGGCAGGTTcgctaaataataatagaaaaaaaaagaagaaaacctTGAGACTCAACAGATCGGatgtttattttcattcataggTCACCTTACGTACCGGAGAATGTTCATAGACTAAGACCGGGTGATATTGACGTAATAGGTGGTCTCGGTGATTCTCTTGTAGCTGGAAGTGGAGCTTTGGAAGAATTTGCGATTGGAGCTTTTATTGAAGCACGTGGTGTTAGCTGGTGCATAGGTGGCCAAGATAATTGGCGAAGATTTTTGACATTACCGAATTTACTGAAGGTATCATTGTATTCagaattcattattaatctATGGAACAATAAATACgcgtattatttaataaatgaaaatatgaaaaatttaatttccatGGGACGGACCAAAAGTTCTTGgctaattttaaaaatcattttcaaataaaattatgaatttaacTGGATCTATTAAATGAAcctacatatacgtacatttttattatgaagaCGCTATAAAGATTTGGTTTTTTATAGACTTGTTATAAATTAGAAgtccattttattttcgttgcagcagataaagagaatttaattgtttcttcttttctaatttgaCAACAGGTATTCAATCCAAATCTAACTGGGTACTCGACCGGTACAGGCGAATTTATTTCATCAAAAGCGAGATTAAATATCGCTTTTCCTGTAGCAGCTACCGAAGATGCCATAAAACAAGCAAGAATTCTCGTgcaaagaataagaaatgatCCTAGGATTAATTTTACCAAACACTGGAAGGTgttaattagatttattaaaaatttgattattatccgatattaaaatgaatgaaaattaatttaaaactcGAGTGATATTacctaaaaaaaattttattgcagTTGATCACTATTTTCTTCGGTGCAAATGATATTTGTTCGGCTCAATGTTACAATCCTGAACAATTTTCACCACTACGTCATGCTTTTCATTTAAGAAAAGTTTTGGACTACCTCAAAATGACATTACCTCGTACACTCGTTAACCTAATTCCTACAATAGGTGATATAAAAAtccataaatataaatagctatataatagaaatatatacaggATGATTCAGAACTCTAAGAAATTacaccttcttttttttaatcgagattaacaaaaaaagatattgaagaaaagaaatgaatggtTTAAATATtctagataataattttttctcaagTACAATAATGTAGGTGCACTTTGCAATTgcactatttttttttaatggaaatcttcctttttcttgcatatatttaattctctCGTTATTTTACGTATAAAAGTATTAGAGTAACACGATTAGAGAATGATTAGTTTGTgagatattttgaaaaaatatttttatcggaggatgactttttatttgaatcaatctgtataatgataattaataattacttgtGTTTATACGTACAGATGTTACGGTTTCTCTCAGAGTTCGAAAAAGTCCTATGTGTACTATATTACATCCACTTTATTGTGCTTGTATGCATCAAGGATATAGACCAGACATCACGGCCTCGAGAATGGCAATGATGTATCAGGAAGCAGCCGAAACTTTGATCAATTCTGGaaggtataattattatcattattttatttactattaatttcgataaattcaaaagcaatataaataaatatttcttataggTATGATCATTCGCAGGAATTCACGGTAGTATTGCAACCATTTATGAAACTATTTAATGCTCCAAATGCCGATCCCAGTAGAGCAACGCCGATCGACCCTAATTTGGTCACATACGATTGTTTCCACTTTAGTCAAAATGGTCATGCACTtggtaaaaaattataatctataGTACTGCGatcgatatttctattttaaacgACTTATTTCCcgcaaatatgaaaaaaatgattttacgacttttttttttataaataatgtttctcCATATCtctaaaaataacaaaggTATTTAAGGTGATCACAGTTATTGCACTGTATGAACTATCTATGatatttttgtctttaataaatatatcttgaaTATAGATTTTTCCAAGCATGATGTATAAAGGGTTGCATGTCGTTAGGAgtacaaaaaattttacaataccGATAGTCGTAATATATTCATCTTTATCGACATGTCAAGTTTATTATACATGTCGATAAAGatgtttcttcttaatttatacattatagtaattttcataaaaaaaaaaatattataacataaaagTAAAGTATTAAGAgtattaaaagtattaaacttataatatgtatatatatatatatttcatgtcAATACATGATTACGATGACATCTATATTACCGACCAAGTACGATATAATTGTATGAAAATTGCATAGTTTCAGGcgatcatttttcattattaaaagcTATTcctaagtataaaaaaaaatcataacaattataatatatactcaattatataaatatgcaatgattttgaaataatttttacaatttcctAGGTGCTAATCTTCTTTGGAATAATATGTTCGAACCAGTAGGaaataaaacagagaaaggaTTACCTAGAATATTAGAAAGGATTCAATGTCCTACAAAAAGAGCACCCTATATATTCACAAATGtaaattcaatgatatttcAACGAACAGGATATCAAGATGGAATTATAccgagataatgaaaaaagtataaaatgacATTAACATTTGAAAATGATGATGGTATACCGTATTCACAACAGCtgtgattaatataaaacaattattataacaattattgtaaatattataactataatataaacgattaaattaatcacGTTAGACGATCTTACAGTTTACACACCTTAACCTTGattcagaaaataaaataatgaaataaaaattgtcgaGTTAAGAAGAGGACGTTTGATCGCTATTACGAAACTAAGATCTATCAAGTCGAgccaataaattattacgaaaggTAATGATTGAAGAACTTGACCTTGCTTTTATAGAAAGGTGGAGTGATTATTTGAAAGCGATCGAGGTTGAatcgaaaaaatgtatttgtatCATTGACTCTCGCTATAAATCTATTCGATGCTTTTCCATTTGATAGAACAATTTTAAATCCCACGAGAAACTATTGAACTAATTTGAATAAGTAGGACACAAACGACAGATAATgacgaattaatatttaattatcagaTACTTAAGTCACGGAAGTGTCAAACGAAAGatcaaaaacaattttttcgaatgtatattttatcaatcaaatcaaagacaaagaaatataatgaaatttcctATAgtgcaaaaaataaatgttgagTTTTTCTTAACGCAAAGATTTGTCAGATATTCCTTGTTATCTGGCTGCTAATATTAGAATTGCTTGTATACtctgtacatttatatatatatattttttatttaaatatatacatacatacgcatattcTATTATCTATGTAAACAACTTCTAGTACTGTGGTTTGActtgtctttttatttgttctttttttttctaagtttAGTATTGTAATCCAGACACATTCTAGACACAACTTAGAAcgcaaaatataatttatcacgtgtcattaataataataatcagtctatgataaaattacgtaatctaatgaaagaaagaaaaaaggaacgagttaaagtgaaaagaaaatgaaaaaaataaatcgtacatAGAAACACATCGTATTTAATCATGAACGATAGTCATCGTGTCGTCAATATAATTGCAAATCTGTATAACGCAAAAGATTATTACACGTGCGAATTATCGAGTTCCCGAATGGTCATTGAATATTAACAAACTCATTATGCTCTCTCTACGCTTTACCAACAACTAGTATGACAGGCCCTCAATTTATGGTAgcatgataaaattataaaagatattccaGACGGCAAACGTTGGCCGtaaattttttcatagataTGTACACGGCCGCGAAAATATCATAACGAAAATATCAAACTCTTatcaaacaattattaattaaattatgacCGTGATTACACCAGTAGATCATTACCGGAAGAATATTTATAGTACGAAGTGATATATCAAACAAATTAATCCAATTATATCACTATCTTCTTATATACTTCATACACgtgtatgtaatttatatacagaGTGGATCAGAAGTTCTTAGGattgtagttttacaatctaaaaaaaaaaaaaaaaaaaaaaagaaagaaattaatctaaaagaaaagagtaactgatttttaatataaattaatataatctagaaacttttggcACAGcctgtagatatatatataaatggctcttaatttgatatttatatcaatataagaaaaaaataaagaaaaaaatgaagcgTTCATGTATTCTACAACCATAAACGAATATAcaacatatttttcaatgtgtTTTAATGTACCGTTAAAGGAACTTTgaacgtttttttatttcttttttttttgaacataTTTTAACATACAGAATATACGTCTAATTCTCATCATCTAATCCTCAATTTTATGGGAttcaatgatgatgatgatgatgatgatgatgatgatgatgatatacgtatatataaatataagtatttgTTCACTCTAAACAGGTCGACCATTAAATCGGGTCCCTGTACTTTTCCAGAAACTATTCAACTGCATATACACGCTTCGATCGTTCTCATGGTACCGTCGATGCGTAAACTTTTGCTTACTCTACACATAATCAATGTTCCATTATATCCCCTCTTTTcctaatacacacacacacacacaagttTTCTTTAGTAAAATATTCCTACGTTAGAGTAGATAGATtatacaaagaagaagaagtaggtCGATCGACTTACTTGCGTACTACATACACagataaatacacacatacgtcaTTTGAATAGTTCACCTATCATTAATTTTGTTGAACGTGACACAATATACTATTTACATCGATTCacatgaatattaaaaacaaagaaaaaagaaaaaggaaggaaaaaaagatatcgcgTATTACACTCGACGAGTAATTCAATCGACGATACCTCGGAATCGATACGATTTCTTACGAAGAATTTATTacttgatatatgtatatatgtatgtaggtgtaAAGCAGAAAAAGATTAGATTCGAAACTACAATACGTAGATAGAAAAGTTGATTATCGAATTTCTTATCGTCATCGACTTTAGTAACAATCCATGTCGTGCGAGACATGTcacgaaagaaaacagaatatGTAGTTATATGTTTATGAAAGAGATATGGATATGTGTTAGACTAATTACGAACACTCGACCCTATcgatttcgtcgtcgtcgtcgtcttcgttttcttcctttaagcCAACTCGTGCAGGGTACGACAGtcctttttaaatacaaacaCCCATACATAAATGTATCGCTTCAATGGTAGATTATACTCCTCGTGCTTTATGTAGTCTTATCTTTCCAAAGgaagtatacatacattattggTTAAGATTAgaacggaaaaaaaataaacaaaaatgattgatCTATTTACGTTGAGAAGTGTCAATGCACTgtcttagatatatatatatatatatatatatatatatatatatatatatatggatacacGCACACAAGTATACAAACGCCTTTTTTTATAACAGGACGggatcaaagaaaagaaagtctacacctctctttgctttttttctttgtttttcaattaattgCACATCTCTGTTTGTATTAATGTTAAAGTACAAaagtaaatgatatataacaataaataaaaagagtataatgaatgaaaaaagaaaagtattgcTGAATGAAGAGAGTGAAGAAAAATTGACAACTAATACTGCCTCTTGACTAGTAAACTTAATTCTTCTAAATTCTTCGCAGTTTGATTTATGATATGATCATCGTAATAACATTATCTCTCTTAGATtctaaaaagagataatttataatatggCACGAAGAATAATGAGGCttaacgaataatataaataagcaCGAATATGGCGTGATTAAAGCGTGAACAATATTGCTAACTATGTAGAAATCAAAAGAATAGAACGgatgaaaatcgatcgattcaattcttcctttcgttgGTTTCAacatcttcgtcttcatctttTCATCGTTGTTTCTCTTCTGATTCTTCTTAACAGCAAAGCATTCCTGAGAATCcaagcagaaaaaaataacagatttgtcttcttttttcttctactcgaTTCGCT
The DNA window shown above is from Vespula pensylvanica isolate Volc-1 chromosome 18, ASM1446617v1, whole genome shotgun sequence and carries:
- the LOC122635459 gene encoding phospholipase B1, membrane-associated-like produces the protein MISQPLCTLFFYLLCYESYTSVSSQKTFLDNPLNLQLYRTIRRGIYDIFGRTSISERALRRAKNLYKIQEPIPQNVSFPCDVKGWRSSETPTSVHRLKPGDIDIIASMGDSLSAGTGIFAESFLHLFIDNRGVSAAGGGQNTWREYMTLPNILKEFNPNLYGYSSGDYSTLEKGSKFNVAEAGAVSSDMPYMATILIKRMKNDPKVNMQKHWKHISLMIGSNDFCLFFCTKPSLPEILQNHERDIVETLRILRDNIPRVFVSLIPPPQLKVLVKNLIEGEPSIWCDILTDLECPCLFGLRYRDKIQEYYDAIKRWQDIDIKISNYSEFQKDDFVVVAQPILTNLDIFINNNYFDETYLTIDCFHISQKANSLYANALWNSLLLPYEEKPTTIEQNLFTILCPTKKRPYLVTYANTKFSENSE
- the LOC122635460 gene encoding phospholipase B1, membrane-associated-like isoform X1 yields the protein MKVKKTILLFVLQITVVIQAVTFTDVLLNLLKSSREDFNSNGIVYPMIFDGVRRQPTIPETVSFPCNTRFGRSPYVPENVHRLRPGDIDVIGGLGDSLVAGSGALEEFAIGAFIEARGVSWCIGGQDNWRRFLTLPNLLKVFNPNLTGYSTGTGEFISSKARLNIAFPVAATEDAIKQARILVQRIRNDPRINFTKHWKLITIFFGANDICSAQCYNPEQFSPLRHAFHLRKVLDYLKMTLPRTLVNLIPTIDVTVSLRVRKSPMCTILHPLYCACMHQGYRPDITASRMAMMYQEAAETLINSGRYDHSQEFTVVLQPFMKLFNAPNADPSRATPIDPNLVTYDCFHFSQNGHALGANLLWNNMFEPVGNKTEKGLPRILERIQCPTKRAPYIFTNVNSMIFQRTGYQDGIIPR
- the LOC122635460 gene encoding phospholipase B1, membrane-associated-like isoform X2; this encodes MIFDGVRRQPTIPETVSFPCNTRFGRSPYVPENVHRLRPGDIDVIGGLGDSLVAGSGALEEFAIGAFIEARGVSWCIGGQDNWRRFLTLPNLLKVFNPNLTGYSTGTGEFISSKARLNIAFPVAATEDAIKQARILVQRIRNDPRINFTKHWKLITIFFGANDICSAQCYNPEQFSPLRHAFHLRKVLDYLKMTLPRTLVNLIPTIDVTVSLRVRKSPMCTILHPLYCACMHQGYRPDITASRMAMMYQEAAETLINSGRYDHSQEFTVVLQPFMKLFNAPNADPSRATPIDPNLVTYDCFHFSQNGHALGANLLWNNMFEPVGNKTEKGLPRILERIQCPTKRAPYIFTNVNSMIFQRTGYQDGIIPR